From Caldilineales bacterium, one genomic window encodes:
- the rnhA gene encoding ribonuclease HI, translated as MSTSPLSTPSLPIVHIYTDGACLGNPGPGAWAALLRSGQHEKELVGAASRTTNNRMEMRAAIHALSSLKQPCQVYLHTDSEYLRNGISQWIHNWQRNGWRTADKKPVKNKDLWQALLSALQPHQVQWDWVKGHAGHRDNERVDVLANTAAHTQAAAASPDLDPLH; from the coding sequence TTGTCTACTTCTCCCTTATCTACTCCCTCCCTCCCCATCGTCCACATCTACACCGATGGCGCCTGCCTGGGCAATCCGGGGCCGGGCGCGTGGGCTGCCCTCTTGCGGTCGGGCCAGCACGAGAAAGAATTGGTCGGGGCTGCCAGCCGCACCACCAACAACCGCATGGAAATGCGGGCCGCCATCCACGCCCTCAGCTCCCTCAAACAACCGTGCCAGGTCTATCTGCACACCGATTCCGAGTACCTGCGCAACGGAATCAGCCAATGGATCCACAACTGGCAGCGCAACGGCTGGCGTACAGCCGACAAGAAGCCGGTCAAAAACAAAGACCTCTGGCAGGCGCTCTTGTCGGCCCTGCAGCCGCACCAGGTGCAGTGGGATTGGGTCAAGGGCCATGCCGGGCATCGCGACAACGAACGAGTGGATGTCCTGGCCAACACCGCCGCCCACACTCAGGCCGCCGCTGCCTCTCCCGACCTGGATCCTCTGCACTGA
- a CDS encoding cold shock domain-containing protein, with translation MTKQLTDTSGQETPTFGLTLLLPPDRTLPCHHCGVRFIWTGWEQRLDGAEPAHCPGCRHLLALTRRQRGAVKWYDRRKGIGFITAADGSEVFVRRRALIYGAALRRGQLVAFRVEPAPQGPQAVEVEALPGEAT, from the coding sequence ATGACAAAACAACTGACTGACACATCGGGCCAGGAGACACCAACCTTCGGCCTGACCCTGCTTCTCCCCCCCGACCGCACCCTCCCCTGCCACCACTGCGGCGTCCGCTTCATCTGGACGGGTTGGGAACAGAGGCTGGATGGGGCCGAGCCGGCCCACTGCCCTGGCTGCCGCCATCTGCTGGCCCTCACCCGCCGGCAGCGCGGCGCGGTCAAATGGTACGATCGGCGCAAAGGCATCGGCTTCATCACCGCCGCCGACGGCAGCGAGGTCTTCGTCCGCCGTCGGGCGCTGATCTACGGCGCCGCCCTGCGCCGCGGCCAGCTGGTCGCTTTCCGCGTCGAACCCGCCCCCCAAGGCCCGCAAGCCGTCGAAGTCGAAGCACTGCCAGGCGAAGCGACCTAG
- a CDS encoding methionine adenosyltransferase domain-containing protein has protein sequence MLRLAEAVLDGHPDKFCDILADRVLAAGYAADPACYGQIEVGCWADAIWFSGAILSRTPMRETLAEIVHCLGQEIGAGSEGAADARRYRIQNEICFVRGDPRPYNAIVDDQCIVMGWAGYDASTHYLPPEHFLAHTFRQALIDACRVGPLHGRGPDGKLLLRLCEEGKRWLLEQVVVTLQHGPTETLVELAQAVSQTLATVYARLRAADRRWNRPWQDVELLVNPGGPLIRAGSDGDNGQTGRKLVMDYYGPRLAIGGGALSGKHLAHIDRIAAYAARHAAVAAVVTGASACQITLAYAPGGDEPLDVLYDMDGRGRVLPKASLRHSAMVRRYGRGVDIGRLGRGTHFYDLGLPWNKAPSADMLY, from the coding sequence ATGCTACGCCTGGCTGAGGCTGTGCTCGATGGGCATCCCGACAAATTCTGCGACATCCTGGCCGACCGGGTGCTGGCCGCAGGCTACGCCGCCGACCCGGCATGCTACGGCCAAATCGAGGTAGGCTGCTGGGCCGATGCGATCTGGTTCAGCGGCGCCATCCTCAGCCGCACCCCCATGCGCGAGACGCTGGCCGAGATCGTCCATTGCTTGGGCCAGGAGATCGGTGCTGGCAGCGAAGGCGCTGCCGACGCCCGGCGCTATCGCATCCAGAACGAGATCTGTTTCGTGCGCGGCGACCCGCGGCCCTACAACGCCATCGTCGATGACCAGTGCATCGTTATGGGCTGGGCCGGCTATGACGCCAGCACCCACTACCTGCCTCCCGAGCATTTCCTGGCCCACACTTTCCGCCAAGCGCTCATCGACGCCTGCCGGGTCGGCCCGCTGCATGGCCGGGGGCCGGACGGCAAGCTGCTGTTGCGACTGTGCGAGGAAGGCAAGCGCTGGCTGCTGGAGCAGGTGGTCGTGACGCTCCAGCACGGCCCGACCGAGACGCTGGTGGAACTGGCCCAGGCTGTGAGCCAGACCCTAGCCACAGTCTACGCCCGGCTGCGCGCTGCCGACCGGCGCTGGAACCGCCCCTGGCAGGATGTCGAGCTGCTGGTCAACCCTGGCGGCCCCTTGATCCGTGCCGGGAGCGATGGCGACAACGGCCAGACCGGGCGCAAGTTGGTGATGGACTACTACGGCCCACGCCTGGCCATTGGCGGCGGCGCTCTGAGCGGCAAGCACTTGGCCCACATCGACCGTATTGCCGCCTATGCCGCGCGCCATGCTGCCGTGGCGGCTGTGGTCACGGGCGCCTCGGCCTGCCAGATCACGCTTGCCTATGCCCCCGGAGGCGACGAACCGCTCGACGTGCTCTACGACATGGATGGCCGCGGACGCGTCCTCCCCAAAGCGAGCTTGCGGCACAGCGCCATGGTCCGGCGCTACGGGCGAGGTGTGGACATCGGCCGGCTGGGGCGGGGGACGCACTTTTACGACCTCGGCCTGCCCTGGAACAAGGCGCCTTCTGCAGATATGCTATACTGA